Proteins found in one Promicromonospora sukumoe genomic segment:
- a CDS encoding GH92 family glycosyl hydrolase produces MSIVTGRARSRRAAAALSGALALVLAIPAGAALAAPAGTSPGVAASPGTATGPGHGARGDFATSFEDDDAAPLESTPAERDGAPWQENVGELVVGLPGSVLDRVSAVGASAENLPNEGAANLADASSATKWLAFATTGWVTYEMTEPTAVTAYALTSANDFADRDPRAWTLQGSTDGETWETLDERSGEAFEDRFEQRTFELDGPTAAYTWFRLDVTQNAGAGIVQLADWDLSADLTEQPADRPMTTAVGSGPTTVDLTNKKDVGFTGTASLRYDGGHQADGAAHATNVLYDDVDVRVGRDTRLSWKIFPELLGDLEYPSTYASVDLRFTDGTYLSDLDARDAHGTAATAAGQGAGKILYADQWNSVRVDLGSVAKGKTIDQVLLGYDNDAGSAATKFAGWLDDVAIEAKPERIDGRSLTSYVDTRRGTLSSGSFSRGNNVPATAVPNGFNFWTPLTNASSQTWLYEYQAANDEQNRPVLQGIGISHEPSPWMGDRNQLAFQPATGAGVPDGGLDARGLAFDHADETARPDYYGVTFADGIKAEVTPTDHAAVLRYTFPKGASDNKGHVLVDRVAGSSKLSFDAATGELSGWVENGSGLSVGRTRMYVTGTFDRAPSAVGEAAGDRAGARYATFDTTKDRTVELRVATSFIGLEQARANLALEATGRSFEKVQRAAEREWNDRLGVIETQGGSEDELVTLYSNLYRLNLYPNSQFENTGTAKRPVYQYASPVTAPSGEATDTATNAKIADGKIYVNNGFWDTYRTAWPAYSFLYPEIAEELVDGFTQQYRDGGWIARWSSPGYADLMTGTSSDVAFADAYLKGSLPTDKALDAYDAALKNGTVAPPNNAVGRKGLETSPFLGFTPESTHESVSWGLEGLINDFGIGNMAAALAEDRRVPRERRETLREESAYFLERATHYGELFDPEIDFFQPRHADGSFLNAPEDYDPRTWGGGYTETSGWNFSFHAPQDPRGLGNLYGGQQGLEDKLDTFFATPEDATHTGGYGGVIHEMREARDIRLGQWGMSNQVSHHIPWLYDAAGAPHKTQEIVREVTRRLFVGSEIGQGYPGDEDNGEMSSWWIFAALGFYPLQVGSDQYAIGSPLFDKATVHLPDGDLVINARGNSVENVYVQSLRVDGKSRTSTSLSQEDLSGGARLDFVMGPEPSAWGTGADDAPPSLTEGDEPPTPSRDATATGTVVVADGSAADADALVDDTSATRTTFATGTPTITWDGSGTAATVGTYTLTSGVAGTAAPSAWRLEGSDDGESWTVLDERSGQEFRWALQTRTFEVEDPAEYGQLRIVVEGSAVIGGGAAADGDLSLAEVQLLADQGAGADVVPLKAAAAPDAETRAETRAAGKAEDAADGVTVWAAPACADGDSTLRVVVDGAEDASVRVTTDFGAQTLKGGGELTFDAGSARVGTGAVTAVVTATVDGQKATETVTVPYQAAACG; encoded by the coding sequence ATGTCCATAGTCACCGGCCGGGCCAGATCCCGGCGGGCGGCCGCCGCTCTCTCGGGAGCGCTCGCCCTGGTTCTTGCCATCCCTGCGGGCGCCGCGCTGGCGGCGCCCGCCGGCACGTCACCGGGCGTCGCTGCGTCACCGGGCACGGCGACGGGGCCCGGCCACGGCGCGCGCGGCGACTTCGCGACCTCCTTCGAGGACGACGACGCGGCGCCGCTGGAGAGCACCCCGGCCGAGCGCGACGGGGCGCCGTGGCAGGAGAACGTCGGCGAGCTCGTCGTCGGGCTGCCGGGCAGCGTGCTGGACCGCGTGTCCGCCGTCGGAGCCAGCGCGGAGAACCTGCCGAACGAGGGCGCGGCAAACCTCGCAGACGCGTCGTCGGCCACGAAGTGGCTCGCGTTCGCGACCACCGGCTGGGTCACCTACGAGATGACCGAGCCGACGGCGGTCACGGCCTACGCGCTGACCTCGGCGAACGACTTCGCCGACCGGGACCCGCGCGCCTGGACCCTGCAGGGCTCCACCGACGGCGAGACCTGGGAGACCCTCGACGAGCGCTCCGGCGAGGCGTTCGAGGACCGCTTCGAGCAGCGGACCTTCGAGCTCGACGGGCCGACCGCCGCGTACACCTGGTTCCGGCTGGACGTCACGCAGAACGCGGGCGCGGGCATCGTGCAGCTCGCCGACTGGGACCTGTCCGCCGACCTCACCGAGCAGCCCGCGGACCGGCCGATGACCACCGCCGTCGGCTCCGGGCCCACCACCGTGGACCTCACGAACAAGAAGGACGTCGGCTTCACCGGCACCGCCTCCCTGCGGTACGACGGCGGGCACCAGGCCGACGGCGCGGCGCACGCGACCAACGTCCTGTACGACGACGTCGACGTCCGCGTGGGGCGCGACACCCGCCTGAGCTGGAAGATCTTCCCCGAGCTGCTGGGCGACCTGGAGTACCCGTCCACCTACGCGAGCGTGGACCTGCGGTTCACCGACGGCACCTACCTGTCCGACCTGGACGCGCGCGACGCGCACGGCACCGCCGCGACGGCCGCCGGCCAGGGCGCGGGCAAGATCCTGTACGCCGACCAGTGGAACTCCGTGCGCGTCGACCTCGGGTCGGTCGCGAAGGGGAAGACGATCGACCAGGTGCTGCTCGGCTACGACAACGACGCCGGCTCCGCCGCCACGAAGTTCGCCGGCTGGCTGGACGACGTCGCCATCGAGGCCAAGCCGGAGCGGATCGACGGGCGCAGCCTGACCAGCTACGTGGACACCCGCCGCGGCACGCTGTCCAGCGGGTCGTTTTCGCGCGGCAACAACGTGCCGGCCACGGCCGTGCCGAACGGCTTCAACTTCTGGACGCCGCTGACCAACGCCTCCTCGCAGACCTGGCTGTACGAGTACCAGGCCGCGAACGACGAGCAGAACCGCCCGGTGCTGCAGGGCATCGGCATCTCGCACGAGCCCAGCCCCTGGATGGGCGACCGCAACCAGCTCGCCTTCCAGCCGGCCACCGGCGCGGGCGTGCCCGACGGCGGCCTGGACGCGCGCGGGCTGGCGTTCGACCACGCCGACGAGACCGCCCGGCCCGACTACTACGGCGTGACCTTCGCCGACGGGATCAAGGCCGAGGTGACGCCGACGGACCACGCGGCGGTGCTGCGGTACACGTTCCCCAAGGGTGCCTCGGACAACAAGGGCCACGTGCTCGTCGACCGCGTCGCCGGCTCCTCGAAGCTGTCGTTCGACGCCGCGACCGGCGAGCTGAGCGGCTGGGTCGAGAACGGCAGCGGGCTCTCGGTCGGACGGACCCGGATGTACGTCACCGGCACGTTCGACCGCGCGCCGTCGGCCGTGGGAGAGGCGGCGGGCGACCGCGCCGGCGCCCGCTACGCGACGTTCGACACGACCAAGGACCGCACGGTCGAGCTGCGCGTGGCGACGTCGTTCATCGGGCTGGAGCAGGCGCGCGCCAACCTCGCGCTGGAGGCCACGGGCCGCTCCTTCGAGAAGGTCCAGCGCGCGGCCGAGCGTGAGTGGAACGACCGGCTCGGCGTCATCGAGACGCAGGGCGGCAGCGAGGACGAGCTCGTCACGCTCTACTCCAACCTGTACCGCCTCAACCTCTACCCGAACTCGCAGTTCGAGAACACCGGCACCGCCAAGCGGCCCGTGTACCAGTACGCGAGCCCCGTGACCGCGCCGTCGGGCGAGGCGACCGACACCGCGACGAACGCGAAGATCGCCGACGGCAAGATCTACGTGAACAACGGGTTCTGGGACACGTACCGCACGGCCTGGCCGGCGTACTCGTTCCTGTACCCGGAGATCGCCGAGGAGCTCGTCGACGGGTTCACGCAGCAGTACCGCGACGGCGGCTGGATCGCGCGCTGGTCCTCCCCGGGCTACGCCGACCTCATGACGGGCACGTCGTCGGACGTCGCGTTCGCCGACGCCTACCTCAAGGGCTCCCTGCCCACCGACAAGGCGCTCGACGCCTACGACGCCGCGCTGAAGAACGGCACCGTGGCCCCGCCGAACAACGCCGTGGGCCGCAAGGGCCTGGAGACCTCACCGTTCCTCGGCTTCACGCCGGAGAGCACCCACGAGTCCGTCTCCTGGGGCCTGGAGGGGCTGATCAACGACTTCGGCATCGGCAACATGGCCGCGGCGCTCGCCGAGGACCGCCGGGTTCCCCGGGAGCGGCGCGAGACGCTGCGGGAGGAGTCGGCCTACTTCCTGGAGCGCGCCACGCACTACGGCGAGCTCTTCGACCCGGAGATCGACTTCTTCCAGCCGCGGCACGCCGACGGCTCGTTCCTCAACGCGCCCGAGGACTACGACCCGCGCACCTGGGGCGGGGGCTACACCGAGACCAGCGGCTGGAACTTCTCGTTCCACGCGCCCCAGGACCCGCGCGGCCTCGGCAACCTCTACGGCGGGCAGCAGGGCCTCGAGGACAAGCTCGACACCTTCTTCGCCACGCCCGAGGACGCCACCCACACCGGCGGCTACGGCGGCGTCATCCACGAGATGCGCGAGGCGCGAGACATCCGGCTCGGCCAGTGGGGCATGAGCAACCAGGTCTCCCACCACATCCCGTGGCTGTACGACGCCGCGGGCGCGCCGCACAAGACCCAGGAGATCGTCCGGGAGGTCACGCGCCGGCTCTTCGTGGGCAGCGAGATCGGCCAGGGCTACCCGGGCGACGAGGACAACGGCGAGATGTCGTCGTGGTGGATCTTCGCCGCGCTCGGCTTCTACCCGCTGCAGGTCGGGTCGGACCAGTACGCCATCGGCTCGCCGCTGTTCGACAAGGCGACCGTGCACCTGCCCGACGGCGACCTCGTGATCAACGCGCGGGGCAACTCCGTGGAGAACGTCTACGTGCAGTCGCTGCGCGTGGACGGGAAGTCGCGGACGTCGACGTCGCTGTCGCAGGAGGACCTGTCGGGCGGTGCCCGGCTGGACTTCGTGATGGGGCCGGAGCCGTCCGCGTGGGGCACCGGGGCGGACGACGCGCCGCCGTCGCTCACGGAGGGCGACGAGCCGCCGACGCCTTCCAGGGACGCGACGGCGACTGGGACTGTTGTTGTTGCCGACGGGTCGGCTGCTGACGCCGACGCGCTGGTGGACGACACCTCGGCGACGCGCACCACGTTCGCGACCGGCACGCCGACGATCACGTGGGACGGGTCCGGGACTGCGGCCACGGTGGGCACGTACACGCTCACCTCGGGGGTGGCGGGCACGGCGGCGCCGTCGGCCTGGCGCCTGGAGGGGTCGGACGACGGGGAGTCGTGGACCGTGCTCGACGAGCGGTCCGGGCAGGAGTTCCGCTGGGCGCTGCAGACCCGGACGTTCGAGGTGGAGGACCCGGCGGAGTACGGGCAGCTGCGGATCGTGGTGGAGGGGTCGGCTGTCATTGGTGGTGGGGCCGCTGCAGACGGCGACCTGTCGCTTGCCGAGGTCCAGCTCCTCGCGGACCAGGGGGCGGGCGCCGACGTCGTGCCGCTCAAGGCCGCCGCAGCGCCCGACGCCGAGACGCGGGCCGAGACCCGGGCCGCCGGCAAGGCGGAGGACGCGGCGGACGGCGTCACGGTGTGGGCCGCCCCGGCCTGCGCCGACGGCGACTCGACGCTGCGGGTCGTGGTGGACGGCGCCGAGGACGCGTCCGTCCGGGTCACGACCGACTTCGGTGCCCAGACCCTGAAGGGCGGCGGCGAGCTCACGTTCGACGCGGGCTCCGCACGGGTCGGCACCGGTGCGGTGACCGCGGTCGTCACGGCGACAGTGGACGGTCAGAAGGCGACCGAGACGGTGACCGTGCCGTACCAGGCGGCCGCCTGCGGCTGA